In a genomic window of Prochlorococcus marinus subsp. marinus str. CCMP1375:
- the miaA gene encoding tRNA (adenosine(37)-N6)-dimethylallyltransferase MiaA: MQNPKPLVIVLLGPTASGKTDLAIQIAKKIKVSIHNIDSRQLYKGMNIGTAKPTIEQQEEIKHYLLDLKDPNNPITLHEFKKEAELSLKNIFSKEKCGFLVGGSGLYLKSLTSGLCPPSVPAQEKLRKEFRRLGQKECHQILKKCDPIAWEKISPRDSIRTIRALEVFYSTGQTISSLKTLKPPDWNLLELGLDPRNLQQRIAKRTKILFQKGLIDETKALIHQYGEDLPLLQTIGYKEACTVIKGEYSITEAIEITTQRTNQFAKKQRTWFRRQHNPKWLNEKNSLEEALSLIQNVIG, from the coding sequence ATGCAAAACCCAAAACCATTGGTAATAGTTTTGCTTGGACCAACAGCAAGCGGGAAAACTGATCTAGCTATACAAATAGCCAAAAAGATAAAAGTAAGTATTCACAATATTGATTCACGTCAATTATATAAAGGAATGAATATTGGTACTGCTAAACCAACGATAGAGCAGCAAGAAGAAATAAAGCATTATCTACTAGATCTTAAAGATCCTAATAACCCCATCACATTGCATGAATTCAAAAAAGAAGCAGAGTTGAGCCTAAAGAATATTTTTAGCAAAGAAAAGTGTGGCTTTTTGGTCGGCGGAAGTGGCCTCTATTTAAAATCTCTAACAAGTGGTTTATGCCCACCATCTGTTCCAGCACAAGAAAAACTCCGGAAAGAGTTTAGAAGACTTGGACAAAAAGAGTGTCATCAAATACTGAAAAAATGTGATCCCATTGCTTGGGAAAAAATTTCCCCTAGAGATTCTATTAGAACAATAAGAGCATTAGAAGTTTTCTATTCCACTGGACAGACAATAAGCTCATTAAAAACTTTAAAGCCTCCTGACTGGAATTTATTAGAGCTAGGGTTAGATCCAAGAAATCTTCAACAAAGAATTGCTAAAAGAACAAAAATATTGTTCCAAAAAGGTCTTATTGATGAAACTAAAGCTTTAATTCATCAATATGGAGAAGATCTTCCTTTGCTACAGACAATTGGATACAAAGAAGCTTGCACAGTAATAAAAGGCGAATATTCAATTACAGAAGCAATCGAAATCACAACCCAACGAACGAATCAATTTGCTAAGAAGCAAAGGACTTGGTTTAGAAGACAACATAATCCAAAATGGCTAAATGAAAAAAACTCTCTTGAAGAAGCTCTCTCTTTGATCCAAAACGTTATAGGGTGA
- the infC gene encoding translation initiation factor IF-3 yields MPPRPRFDRRAPVRELPNINERIKYPKLRVVDADGTQLGIISREEALDVAQDRELDLVLVSEKADPPVCRIMNYGKFKFEQEKKAKEAKKKSHQTEVKEVKMRYKIDEHDYQVRIGQATRFLKAGDKVKCTVIFRGREIQHTNLAESLLARMAKDLEEPAEVQQAPKREGRNMIMFLTPRKTPLIKKEQELEEASKAKRTI; encoded by the coding sequence ATGCCCCCACGTCCCCGGTTTGATCGACGCGCTCCTGTCAGAGAGCTTCCCAACATTAATGAACGTATCAAATATCCAAAACTCAGGGTAGTTGATGCAGATGGAACACAACTTGGAATAATTAGCCGTGAAGAAGCATTAGATGTGGCTCAAGACAGAGAACTTGATCTTGTGTTAGTTAGTGAAAAGGCTGATCCTCCTGTTTGCAGGATCATGAACTATGGAAAGTTCAAATTTGAACAAGAAAAAAAAGCCAAAGAAGCTAAGAAGAAATCTCATCAAACGGAAGTTAAAGAAGTAAAAATGCGCTACAAAATCGATGAGCACGATTATCAAGTTCGTATTGGACAAGCAACTCGATTTCTAAAAGCTGGAGATAAAGTAAAGTGCACAGTAATTTTTAGAGGACGAGAAATACAACATACAAATCTTGCAGAATCGCTTCTTGCTCGAATGGCAAAAGATCTTGAAGAACCAGCGGAAGTTCAACAAGCTCCCAAAAGAGAAGGGCGAAATATGATTATGTTCTTAACTCCTAGGAAAACTCCTCTTATTAAGAAAGAACAAGAATTAGAAGAGGCTTCAAAAGCAAAGAGAACAATATGA
- a CDS encoding GntR family transcriptional regulator — MKFHIQQESEIPASTQLYNQICFAIAARHYPPGHRLPSTRQLAMQTGLHRNTISKVYRQLETDGVVEAIAGSGIYVRDQQKKREAKNSNTFRKKEITDLDQEVRKSVDGLLNAGCTLQQTRELFIQEIDWRLRCGARVLVSTPREDLGASMLIAEELEPSLDVPIEVVPMEELETVLESSNIGTVVTSRYFLQPLEEVAKRHGVRAIAVDLSDFGKELAMLKELRSGSCVGIVSISPGILRAAEVILHSMRGNELLLMTANPDVGSRLLALLRAANYVLCDSPSLPLVEHTLRQNRSQLIRMPQVHCAERYLSESTLERLQKEIGLLK, encoded by the coding sequence GTGAAATTCCATATCCAACAAGAGAGTGAAATCCCTGCTTCCACTCAACTTTATAACCAAATATGTTTTGCAATAGCAGCTAGACACTATCCACCAGGACATAGACTTCCAAGCACTAGGCAACTTGCTATGCAAACAGGGTTGCACAGAAATACCATAAGCAAGGTATATCGACAATTAGAAACAGATGGTGTGGTTGAGGCAATAGCAGGGTCTGGTATTTATGTTCGAGATCAACAAAAGAAACGAGAAGCAAAAAACTCTAATACCTTTAGAAAAAAAGAAATTACTGATTTAGATCAAGAAGTTCGCAAAAGCGTTGATGGATTACTTAATGCAGGTTGCACTCTTCAACAAACACGAGAATTATTTATTCAAGAAATTGACTGGAGACTTCGATGCGGCGCACGAGTATTAGTAAGTACTCCAAGAGAAGATTTAGGTGCCTCAATGTTAATAGCTGAAGAACTAGAACCAAGCCTTGACGTACCTATTGAAGTAGTACCAATGGAAGAATTAGAAACTGTTTTAGAAAGTTCAAATATAGGAACTGTAGTCACTAGTAGATATTTCTTACAACCATTAGAAGAAGTTGCCAAAAGGCATGGTGTGCGAGCAATTGCGGTAGATCTGAGTGATTTTGGCAAGGAGCTAGCCATGCTCAAAGAATTACGCTCAGGCAGCTGTGTAGGAATTGTGAGTATTAGCCCTGGAATACTTCGAGCTGCGGAAGTGATTTTGCACAGCATGAGAGGAAACGAGCTTTTACTAATGACTGCCAATCCTGATGTAGGAAGCCGTTTATTAGCATTACTAAGAGCAGCAAATTATGTTTTATGCGATAGTCCTAGCCTTCCTTTAGTTGAACATACGCTGCGACAAAATAGATCCCAACTAATTCGAATGCCGCAAGTTCATTGCGCTGAAAGATATCTCAGCGAATCTACACTTGAGAGACTTCAAAAAGAAATCGGTCTTCTTAAATAA
- the cysE gene encoding serine O-acetyltransferase, translated as MLKSFHSDLEIIRERDPAARGFIEILLCYPGFQALILHRISHKLWNIGLPLFPRVLSQITRSLTGIEIHPGAKIGKGVFIDHGMGVVIGETAEIGNRCLLYQGVTLGGTGKSHGKRHPTLSENVVVGAGAKVLGAIAVGANTRIGAGSVVVRDVEADSTVVGIPGRIIHQSGVRINPLAHSALPDAEATVIRNLMKRIDYLESQVQLLTNNLQTISKGNMPNKIISGEAQNLKDREIIEFLGDTLKED; from the coding sequence ATGCTTAAGTCTTTCCACTCAGATCTAGAAATCATTCGCGAAAGAGATCCGGCCGCACGGGGTTTTATCGAAATTCTGCTTTGTTACCCTGGTTTTCAAGCTCTAATTCTTCATAGGATTAGTCACAAACTATGGAACATTGGACTACCTCTATTTCCTAGGGTACTTAGCCAAATAACTAGATCATTAACTGGAATAGAGATACATCCAGGTGCCAAAATAGGAAAAGGCGTTTTTATTGATCATGGGATGGGAGTCGTTATTGGTGAAACAGCAGAAATAGGTAATAGATGTTTGCTATATCAAGGAGTTACTCTTGGAGGAACAGGTAAAAGCCATGGGAAAAGACACCCAACCTTGTCAGAAAATGTAGTAGTTGGAGCGGGAGCAAAAGTTTTAGGAGCTATTGCAGTAGGAGCAAACACAAGAATTGGTGCTGGCTCAGTTGTTGTTAGAGATGTAGAAGCTGATAGCACAGTTGTAGGCATACCAGGGCGAATTATTCATCAAAGTGGGGTTCGGATTAACCCTTTGGCTCACTCAGCTCTACCAGATGCTGAAGCAACTGTAATTCGCAATTTGATGAAAAGAATTGATTATTTAGAAAGTCAAGTGCAACTTCTAACCAATAATCTCCAAACAATTAGTAAGGGAAATATGCCAAATAAAATCATTTCAGGAGAAGCTCAAAATTTAAAGGATAGAGAAATTATTGAATTCCTTGGTGATACATTAAAAGAAGATTAA